ACGACACGGTTCGGCCGCCGTGCCTTAGGAATTCCCGGTTTCGTCGCCGTCGGCCCCGGTCTCGGTCGCGTCTTCGGCGTCTCCGTCGTCGGTGCCACCGTCGCCGCCGGCGTTCTCCCGACGCCTGCGCGTCAGCTCCTTCGCCTCGGCGAGCACGTCGTCGGTCTCGCCCTCGAAGTCGTCGAGGTCGGCGACGCCGCCCGGCGCCGCGCTCTCGACGGCGTCGGGGGTACCGGAGGCTCGACCGCCGCCGTATTGGTGGCCGTGGCCGTCGCCGTGCTGGTGGCCGCTCCCGTGGTCGTGCTGGTGACCGCCACCGTGGTCGTGGCCGCCGGTCGTGTCCTCGAAGACCTGCGGGAACTCCGCCTCCTCGGCGTGGTCGACGACGTGTTCGGCGAGTTCCGGCGGGTCCATCGCCGCCCAGCCGTCGATGCGGTCGTCGAGCCACGCCTCGTGGTCGCCCCCGCGGAGCATGGCCGTGAACGCGAGGTGGTTGGCGAGGTGCTCGGCGTCGGTCTGAGGGTCGCCGCAGACGGGACACGCGTAGCCCATACCCGACCCG
This DNA window, taken from Halosimplex litoreum, encodes the following:
- a CDS encoding DUF5810 domain-containing protein; the protein is MGYACPVCGDPQTDAEHLANHLAFTAMLRGGDHEAWLDDRIDGWAAMDPPELAEHVVDHAEEAEFPQVFEDTTGGHDHGGGHQHDHGSGHQHGDGHGHQYGGGRASGTPDAVESAAPGGVADLDDFEGETDDVLAEAKELTRRRRENAGGDGGTDDGDAEDATETGADGDETGNS